The Dyadobacter sp. 676 DNA window TTTCCTCCAACTGAATTTCCAGGACGGCTCCATCGATACCTATAAAGGGAACCTGCTGTCGGGCGTCGATGTGCAGCATTTCAAGGTCATAGGAAGCAAGGCACTGGTTTCGGGCTATTACCGCTCCCGGCCGATCGTGATCGTGCATTCCTTTTTCGACCACACTACCCGCGTGCTCCCCGGTCTTTTTGAAAAAAACACCGAACTGAATAATGTGGACATCAACGAAATCGACGGATATATTAATGTGATCACTTATGCTTACCGAAAGAAAAATTGTGTTTTCGAAATAAAGACCTATAACTACGACGGTAAGCTGCTCAAAAAGACCACGCTAAGCGATCCGCGTTACAGCTTTATTTCGGGGCAGATCGTGCCGCTGAATGCCGACGATTCTTATTTGATCGGCAATTATTCGGTAGGCTGTACCCAGTATTCGCAGGGCCTTTATGTGACCCACATATCTGACGATACACCCGAAGAGCCGCAGTTTATCGAATTTTCGGATTTGCAGAATTTTTTCAACTACATGAAACCTAAGCGGCGCGCACGCGTGCTGGAAAAGATCGGAAAACGGAAAAGCCTTGGCAAGGAGAACCGGTTCAGATACAGGCTACTGGTACATCAGTTGATCCAGACCGAAAAGGAAATCGTGCTTGTAGCCGAGGTGTATTATCCGAATCAGCGTTCCACGAGCCCGATTATCTCCGGTGGAATGTCGCGCCCGTACGTGGCACGGGCGCTCGAAGGCTACCGTTACACGCACGCTATCGTTTGCGGGTTCGACCGGAGCGGGAAGTTCATGTGGGACAATACGATCACGATCAAGGATCTGACGAGCTTCGACTTGCAGGAAATGGTGCAAGTGACGCCGGTTGACGACTATTTTGTACTGGCATATCCGCAGGAAGGGGAAATCCATACCGAAGTGATCAGCAGGAACAAAGTGGTTGTCGAGACCGAGAAATTTAAAATTAATCCGAAATCGGAGAAAGAGAAGGTGTTGAACAACGAAGACGGTTACCTTTCTCCCTGGTATGGGCAATATTTTCTCGCTTACGGCATGCAGCGCATAGGTACATCGGCTATCGGCCAGGGGCGGGAGGTGTTTTATGTGAACAAACTTACCTATAAGACCGACGAAATCGGAAAAGTAGAAGTAAAAGAAGAAGCCTCACGGCCGCGCCAGCAGCCGTAGCCCGAGGGCTAGTCGACGAGCCAGATATGGTCGGCGTCGAAGCCCTGTTCCTTCCATTCCACCTGCACGCGCTGCGTTTCCAGTGTGCTTACCTCCATTCCTACATAATTGGGGTCGATAGGCAGTTCGCGGTTATAGCGGCGGTCGATAAGGACGAGTAACTCCACAGCTTTCGGGCGGCCGAATGCCGTCATGGCATCGAGCGCGGCACGCACCATACGCCCGCTGGCCAGCACGTCGTCGATCAGGATTACTTTCTTCCCTTCGATGAGGAAAGGCACGTTGGTTTTATTCGGAACCAGGGGGGACTCCCGGCGGCGGAAATCGTCACGATAAAACGTAGCGTCCAGATGGCCCAGCAAGATGTTCCGGCCGGTCTTTTCACGAAGCTCCTTTGCAATGCGTTCCGCAAAGTGAATTCCTCTGGGTTGCAGGCCCAGGACAACCGAGTTTGAAAAATCCTGGTGATTCTCAATCAGTTGCTGGCAAAGCCGGCTGATCATTATTTCCAGAAGGGGACTGCTAAGTACTAATCGTTTTTGGGGTATCATGAAATTTCCCTGAATTTTAGCCTAAATTAAAGTGCTCTTAGACGAATTTAAAACTTTTATTCGATGAAATATCTGATTGCCGGACTGGGAAATATCGGTCCGGAGTATGCTTTTACCCGACACAATGCAGGTTTTATGGTGCTCGACCGCCTTGCCGCCCAGCACGACTTTAAATTCTCCTTCGAAAAACTGGCATTCGTGGCCGAATGGAAGTATAAAGGCAGGCACATTTATTTTATAAAACCTACTACATATATGAACCTGAGCGGAAAAGCGGTCCGGTATTATATGGATCAGTTCAAAGTGCAGGCCGAAAATACGTTAGTCGTTGTGGATGAGCTGCAATTACCGTTCGGAGCGTTGCGGATCAAGCCGAAGGGGAGCCATGGAGGCCATAACGGTTTAAAGAATATTGAGGAATTATTGGGCACCACAGAATACCCCAGATTGCGTTTCGGGATCGGAAATAATTTTCCCCGCGGCAGGCAAGTAGATTATGTGTTAAAACCTTTTTCCAATGAGGAAATGACGGAGCTGCCCATTATTTTGGACAAAGCAGGTGATATGGTCGTATCGTTTTGTACTTTGGGGATACAGTCGACAATGAACAATTATAACCAATGATTGTACTTTTTTAAGAAAATATAAATATTTCAAGAACTGTATTTATTTGGTTTTTGTCGTAAATATTAAAATTAAATAAAAGTCATTCGTTGAGAATTAATATAAAATAAGTTTAAAAGTGCGGCTTTTAGGATAAAATTCCAAATAAAATTTTGAAATCTGATTTTTTTTGTAATTTGTAATTTCAAAACTAATTCAGACATTTGTATTGTTATAAGGCGAAAGAAGAATTGAATAAATCCATGACGCCGATCAAAAACCCGCTATCTTTGCCATACGGCAGGTTTTTGGCGGATAATCCGGTAAAATAAGACAAGCCGGAACATAAAAATGAATAATTTAGTCAGGATTTCGTCACATCTGGAGAATAATTGACAGCCTATATTGATTAAGTTCTCCGAATTTTGTAAAGAAGAAAAATTGAAGTATTATTGATAGGAATCTTTCTTTACAGGTGAATGAAACGATCGCGACAGCTGATACGTTTACAAGGAAAAAGAGATACAGCTCAAAAAGCTAAAAGATATATAAGATAAGAAAAGGTTAAGGGTTTAGGAATAGTCAGTATAAAGCCATCTCCATGAGGTGGCTTTATCTTTTTACCGGCTCTGCCCAAACTTCGACTCTTCTGTTCGACCTTTTCGTTGCTTCCGTCTGGTTCATCGACCTGGGTTGCGCCGACCCGTAGCCGGACCCTTCAATGCGGTCGGCGATAATGCCTTTCCCGATCAGGTAAGATTTCACCGTTTCTACACGCTTATTGGAAAGTTCGAGGTTCTTCTCGAAGCTGCCGGTATTGTCGGTGTGGCCTTTCAGCACGATTCTCAGGTCCTGCCGTTTCTGGAAATAGGAAACGATCGAGTCGAGATCGGCCAGGGCACTGTCTTCGAGGACTTCCGTTCCCTGGCTGAAATACAGCGTCGAGAGCGGCGCCGAATGCGTTTCGGGGGCCATATTCATCAGTGCCTTGATTTCTTCAAAGCGGCTGTTGGTCCGGATTACGACGTTCCTTGGCTGAAAACCATCGGCCTGGGCTGTGATGCGGTAAGTTTCGTGAGGCGGGAGCTCCACTGTGTACATGCCGTCGACGGTTTTGGTATGCGCCACGAGCGAATCGTTGGCCGATTTGCGAACATGAACTTCCGCGTTGCTGACGGGTTTCAGGCTGCGACCATCGTAAACTCTGCCTGTAACCAGCGCCAGGTTCCTGTTGCGGGCAAGTTCCGGCTTTTCTTCCACTGGTTTCTCTTCCTCTCTGGGCTCTTCTTTCTTCGCTACCGGCTCCTTGAAGTTCTTGCTGATGGTCTGATAGCTCCGGCGGACAAACACGGGCGTCATCACACGGTCATAAAGGCGGATCAACGCGATAGTACCCGCGCTGGATTCGTTACCGGCGATGAGGTCGTCCTGGAACATGTTCAGTACCTGGTCGGCGTCGAGCTTGGCCTTCGGTGCCCGGATCTTTAAATTCTACCTTCGAGAGGCCATTGATATACATTTTGATGGTTTTCGTCTCATGGTCACGCGAGTACACATAGTGCACGTACTGGTTCGCACGTACGGGCGCTTTCTCGCTCACGGCAAAATCGTAGAAGTTGAGCTTGCCATTATAAATGTAGGTCCCGTAGTCGCTCTTACGGTTTTTGAAATCGAGCACCCGTTTCCAGCTGTCGAGCTCATTGAGTTTGAAATAGATCTCCACGGTGAAAGACTTGTTCAGAAAGCCTTTCGTATCGGCGTTATTGAATTGCAGCCCGCTGTTTTTCTCGAAAACATAAATTGAACGCGAAAGGTAATCGGAGCCGGGGATTTGTTCTTTAATGATCTGTCCCGGCTGGCCGAGCGGCTTCAAAGCCGGTCCGCCGGTTTCGATCGGGTTCAGGCCGTTGTTAAAATCGTAGGTCCACTGGTTCTGGGCATGCAACGCGGGGGCGCAAAGCCATGCGAGCAGCATCACCCCCAGCGCATTTTTTTTGTTAATCATACCCAAAAATATAAAAAGTGGGGGCGGAAGCCGAAGTACAACTCGTAATTTTGGATCGTTATTATTCCTGCGCGTGAAAAACATCGGTATTGGCATTCTCTTTTCCATTCTCTGGTCGTCGGCGTCCGTCGCGACGAAGTTCGGCGTGCAGTCGGCGGCGCCTTTGATATTGGCAAACGTCCGGTTTTTTATTGCCGGTATATTGCTGCTAACATTTTCGTACCTGTTTGCCAAAGATCAAAGCTATCGCCTACCCACAAAAAAGGAATGGCGGCACTTGGCCCTATTCGGCTTTCTGAATACAACGCTATACCTGGGCCTGTATGTGTATGCGATGAAATATACAGCTGCCGGAATCGGCAGTCTGGCGGTTTCCACAAACCCTTTGATTATCGTGCTCCTGTCGTCGTGGTGGCTGAACAGGAAACCGAAAGCGGAGGAATGGGCAGGGATATTCCTGGGAATGGGCGGTGTGGCGGTGGCAACGTATCCCCTGCTGGCCGACAGTTACACCACAATCGGTGGCATAACACTGCTATTGATCAGTATGATAGCCGTTTCGGGGGCGAGCGTCTATTATGCAACTGTAAAATGGGAGTTGCCCAACCTGTTGATCAACGGCTGGCAGGTGTTCCTGGGAGGGGTGTTTCTCCTACCCGCCACATTGGTGCTGGCCGATTTCAGTACCAGTAAATGGGACCCTGTTTTCTGGGGCTCGGTGTTATGGCTGAGCCTGGCGGTGTCGATTGCCGGGTTGATATGCTGGTTTTACTTACTACGCATCGATACCGTGAAAGCTTCGCTCTGGCTTTTCCTCTGCCCGCTATTCGGATTTTTCTTCGCCTGGTGGCTGATGGGCGAGCCGGTCACCATTTATACCGTTTTTGGTACGCTGCTGGTGGTTGCCGGGCTCTATGCCGGGCAACGTACGAAATTCACGGGAGAGAAAACCGCCTAATCTACCAGGATTTCTCCTTTGAGGTATAGTTTTGCCTGGCCGCCGATAAACACACGGCCACCGTCCAGTTCGCATTTCAGGAAGCCGCCGCGGCGCGACAGTTGCCTGGCAGTCAGTCGGTTTTTGCCTAGCCTGGAAGCCCAGTAGGGGATCAGTGTCGTGTGTGCTGACCCGGTTACTGGATCTTCGTCGATGCCGGATTGCGGCGCGAAAAAGCGCGAAACGAAATCTACCTCGTCGCCCGCCGCCGTCACGATAACGCCCCTCGCAGGAATAGTGGAAAGGATAATAATGTCGAAATCCAGGTTTTTGACCACTTCCTCCGATTCCACCACTACCAGGTAGTCGGTTTTACCTTTGTAAACTTCAATCAGCGTCGTATTTTTAATGCTTTCCACCAGTCCGGGAGGCGGAACGGCAATGTGATATTGGTCCACCGGAAAATTCAAAGTAAGCCAATCCTCCTTGCACTCGACGGTCAGGATACCGCTCCTCGATTCGAAATCAATCGACTGGCCTTCATAATTCTGGATGTTGAAAATCACATAGGCGGCAGCGAGCGTGGCATGGCCGCAAAGCTCGACTTCCACAGTAGGCGTGAACCACCGGATATGAAAGCCTTTTTCCGTCGGGACGTAGAACGCGGTTTCGGCCAGGTTGTTTTCGGCGGCGATGGCGAGCATAGTTTCCTCGGCCAGCCATTGTTCCAACGGCACTACCGCGGCAGGGTTTCCACCAAACAACTTGTCAGTAAAAGCATCGATTTGGTATATGGGAAGTTTCATGAAGTCAAATGGGCTTGATAACGGCAAGGTATTAAAAATATCGGCTTTGGGAAGGGTTTTTTGCTAATTTTTAATATAATTTATTGGAAATGGATAAGAAATCAAAATGGCTGTTTCTGATGCCATCACCGTTTCCGGTTCTTCATGCGGAGATACACCCCGTTTGTCCAGCCGAAGCCTTCCTGGATCTCGTATTCACCGCCACCGGCGATCAGATTGGTATCGGAAACGTTGTATTTTTCAAGCATCTTACCCGAATGCCTGAATTCTTTCTCGATTAACCCCAGCCATTCATCGCTCAGTTCATTGGCCGTGCGGTGAAAGTTGTAGTTCCGCAACCCTTTGTAAACGATCCACTGGAGCGGTGCCCAGCCATTGGGCGCATCCCATTGCTGGCCGGTACGAACCATGGTCGTCAGTAACCCTCCCGACTTTAAAAAATTGAGCCGGATATAGGCACGCACATAATGCGAGTGCGGTTTCGGGGCGAGTTTGAAAAACAGCGGATACGCCCCCGCAATGGTGACGGCCCTCGTAAAATCCCGTTGTTTGAAGTCATAATCCATATAATAATGCCTCGATTCATCCCAAAAATAAGTTTGAATGGCAATGTTCCGTTGTCTGGCTTTTTCCTCGTAAAGTAAATGCAGCCGCCGGTTGTCGCATAACAAATAGGCCTCGGCCAATGCCTTTTCGAGATGGTGCATCAGACAATTCAAATCGATCGGGAGGATGTCCGTGGTGTGTATGGAAGCAAAATCGGTTTCATCCGCGAACCAGCGGCTGCTAAAATCCCAGCCCGACTCGGCCGCCGCGCGGATGTGCCGGTAAAGCTCGTCAGGCGGTGTACCATATTTATTCATAACTTCCCGGGCAAGATTGGTATCCTCGCTGTAAGACTCCGGGCGGGGCGTAGCCTTGTCGTCCCAATACCGGTTCAAAACAGCACCGCCGGGCAGATGCACGACGCGCCGGTAAGCTGTAAAAGGCTCCGAGGGTTCGTAGCCGCCGTCCATCCAGTAGTCATATTCTTTCTGCATTTGAGGCAGGTATTTTTTCAACACCTTTTTCCCTTCTATTTCACTGAATAACCGCACCATCAGCGAGAAAAACGGTGGCTGCGAGCGGCTTAGATAGTAAGTCCGGTTGGCGGTCGGTATGAAGCCCAGCGTATCCACCAGATAGGCGAAGTTGTTGAGCATATGTTCGATCAGTTCAACACGACCCGATTCTTTCAGGCCAAGCATCGTAAAATAGCTGTCCCAATAGTAAATCTCGCGGAAACGTCCGCCGGGAACCACATACGGGTGCGGGAGCGGGATCAGCGAGCCGCCCCGTTCCTGGCTTTCCGGCTGGCGCGTCAGTACCGACCAGAGCTTTCGTACATGTTCCGAAACGGGATCGTTTTTGTCGGAAACAAATTCCGAAGCAATATGCACCGGCATCCTGAAATGGTGCCGCACGAACGCCTCTATGTCGAAATCCGGATTGTTCTTTAAGCGGTGGTATTGTTCGATAATCAATACCGGGTCTTCCAGTGGAATGGCGTCGGCGAATGTCTTCGAATCGGAAAATATGTGGCTGCACTGCACGTCACGGAATAGCGTTCCGTACAACTCCTCGGGGGGAGATGTGAGGCTGGCCGTAAGTAAACGATGGAGCAACAAAACCGTACAAAACAAACTGACTTTAAAGGGTTTCCCGAAAGGATTTATTTAACTTCTGTGAATTTAAGTTTGGGTAATAACATCGCATTTTCGATCAGTTTTATCTGAATACCAAGGATACCGGCCTCGGCATTCACATCGATTTTTTCCACGTCGTCGGTTGGCTTGTGGTAGTCGTCGTGGCCGCCGGTATGGAAAAACAGCACCGGGATTTGTTTGGCGTAAAACGACCCG harbors:
- the pyrR gene encoding bifunctional pyr operon transcriptional regulator/uracil phosphoribosyltransferase PyrR, with the translated sequence MIPQKRLVLSSPLLEIMISRLCQQLIENHQDFSNSVVLGLQPRGIHFAERIAKELREKTGRNILLGHLDATFYRDDFRRRESPLVPNKTNVPFLIEGKKVILIDDVLASGRMVRAALDAMTAFGRPKAVELLVLIDRRYNRELPIDPNYVGMEVSTLETQRVQVEWKEQGFDADHIWLVD
- the pth gene encoding aminoacyl-tRNA hydrolase — encoded protein: MKYLIAGLGNIGPEYAFTRHNAGFMVLDRLAAQHDFKFSFEKLAFVAEWKYKGRHIYFIKPTTYMNLSGKAVRYYMDQFKVQAENTLVVVDELQLPFGALRIKPKGSHGGHNGLKNIEELLGTTEYPRLRFGIGNNFPRGRQVDYVLKPFSNEEMTELPIILDKAGDMVVSFCTLGIQSTMNNYNQ
- a CDS encoding OmpA family protein, whose amino-acid sequence is MFQDDLIAGNESSAGTIALIRLYDRVMTPVFVRRSYQTISKNFKEPVAKKEEPREEEKPVEEKPELARNRNLALVTGRVYDGRSLKPVSNAEVHVRKSANDSLVAHTKTVDGMYTVELPPHETYRITAQADGFQPRNVVIRTNSRFEEIKALMNMAPETHSAPLSTLYFSQGTEVLEDSALADLDSIVSYFQKRQDLRIVLKGHTDNTGSFEKNLELSNKRVETVKSYLIGKGIIADRIEGSGYGSAQPRSMNQTEATKRSNRRVEVWAEPVKR
- a CDS encoding LamG-like jellyroll fold domain-containing protein; translation: MINKKNALGVMLLAWLCAPALHAQNQWTYDFNNGLNPIETGGPALKPLGQPGQIIKEQIPGSDYLSRSIYVFEKNSGLQFNNADTKGFLNKSFTVEIYFKLNELDSWKRVLDFKNRKSDYGTYIYNGKLNFYDFAVSEKAPVRANQYVHYVYSRDHETKTIKMYINGLSKVEFKDPGTEGQARRRPGTEHVPGRPHRR
- a CDS encoding EamA family transporter — encoded protein: MKNIGIGILFSILWSSASVATKFGVQSAAPLILANVRFFIAGILLLTFSYLFAKDQSYRLPTKKEWRHLALFGFLNTTLYLGLYVYAMKYTAAGIGSLAVSTNPLIIVLLSSWWLNRKPKAEEWAGIFLGMGGVAVATYPLLADSYTTIGGITLLLISMIAVSGASVYYATVKWELPNLLINGWQVFLGGVFLLPATLVLADFSTSKWDPVFWGSVLWLSLAVSIAGLICWFYLLRIDTVKASLWLFLCPLFGFFFAWWLMGEPVTIYTVFGTLLVVAGLYAGQRTKFTGEKTA
- a CDS encoding PhzF family phenazine biosynthesis protein encodes the protein MKLPIYQIDAFTDKLFGGNPAAVVPLEQWLAEETMLAIAAENNLAETAFYVPTEKGFHIRWFTPTVEVELCGHATLAAAYVIFNIQNYEGQSIDFESRSGILTVECKEDWLTLNFPVDQYHIAVPPPGLVESIKNTTLIEVYKGKTDYLVVVESEEVVKNLDFDIIILSTIPARGVIVTAAGDEVDFVSRFFAPQSGIDEDPVTGSAHTTLIPYWASRLGKNRLTARQLSRRGGFLKCELDGGRVFIGGQAKLYLKGEILVD
- the treA gene encoding alpha,alpha-trehalase TreA, with protein sequence MLHRLLTASLTSPPEELYGTLFRDVQCSHIFSDSKTFADAIPLEDPVLIIEQYHRLKNNPDFDIEAFVRHHFRMPVHIASEFVSDKNDPVSEHVRKLWSVLTRQPESQERGGSLIPLPHPYVVPGGRFREIYYWDSYFTMLGLKESGRVELIEHMLNNFAYLVDTLGFIPTANRTYYLSRSQPPFFSLMVRLFSEIEGKKVLKKYLPQMQKEYDYWMDGGYEPSEPFTAYRRVVHLPGGAVLNRYWDDKATPRPESYSEDTNLAREVMNKYGTPPDELYRHIRAAAESGWDFSSRWFADETDFASIHTTDILPIDLNCLMHHLEKALAEAYLLCDNRRLHLLYEEKARQRNIAIQTYFWDESRHYYMDYDFKQRDFTRAVTIAGAYPLFFKLAPKPHSHYVRAYIRLNFLKSGGLLTTMVRTGQQWDAPNGWAPLQWIVYKGLRNYNFHRTANELSDEWLGLIEKEFRHSGKMLEKYNVSDTNLIAGGGEYEIQEGFGWTNGVYLRMKNRKR